ATTTTACCTATTTTTAGAGCACAGTGCAAAAAGCTCTGAAGTTGAGCatagaggatctgaattcaaattctgaattTGCCATTTACCAATGTAACCTTTGCCAATGCATAAtctctataaaattaatttttcctcatttatgagtAATGTGGGGGTCAGTCATCTGGTCTGttacttttgattttaaatcCAACGTTTTTAAATCCAATGtaacttttgattttaaaatcctCAGATTAGATATTATTATGGTAATGTGCCTGATCAACAAGTAAAAGCAGCATTTTAattcactttttctattttaaattcatttgattaatttttaaaaatattatagaaatatttttggtttgtttctttttttaaccaaatcTTGCAGTATGCACTCCTTCTTTGTCCAGGCATCTACAATTTTTATGAATAACAAATCACTTTCCTCTGGATATTCCTGTTCATCTGAAAAGAAGACTATCATTTGACATTGTAGGCACCCTCCTGGAGATTATCCTCTATTTTATCAATTTCCTGATTTTCTTGGTTTCAGAGATACCAGATTTACCAAAAACAGATCACCTCTGTctaagcatttttacttttttttgacagGGTTACTTAGCAGGTAGATCAGGGAATGCCTCAGAAATATTCTgcttagatttattttattttattattatttcattgaagctttttattttcaaaatacatgcaaggataattttccaccattgactcttgcaaaaccttgtatgtcaatttccctccccttccccttcactCCTTggcctagatggcaagtaattcaatataataaatatggtaaaaatatatgtaaatccaatataggcatacatatttgtacaattaatTTGCTGCTGAGATTTTAACaaaatcggggcagctaggtgatggagtggatagagcaccagccctgaagtcaggaggccctgagttcaaatatgacctcagacactcaacacttcctggctgtgtgaccctgggcaggtcacttaaccccaaatgcctcatcaaaaaaaaaaatataataaaataaataaataaataataaaatttagtaGGCtgatattttaggaaaaatagagaaatatattcTAAGGGACTACAGTTACAAAGTTTATAATTGGTTGAATGGTAGTAATCAAAGAATCATCATTAATAGTTTATTCTCAGCTTTATAGTAGAGTAACATGGAATGAGCCAGAGATCTGTGCTTAGCTTAGagctctctctgtgtgtttctatctctctgtgttttctctctgtatgtatatgtttctctctgtcttttttctctctctctctctgtatgtgtgtgtgtctgtgtgtgtgtgtctgtatgtatgtaagtattttaaatatcaagTCTAAGATCTGCACCAATATTCTGTTTGTAAAACCTATAGATTTTCTACCACTCCTTCCTTTCATCCCAGGGTTCTGTCATTAAAAAACTCCAATATATCCCTTTTGCTCCTACTATAAAATTCAATCTTTTCTTTCTGGTCTTTATCATTCATTACAACATGAttccatttttccaattgattgaatgaatgaatcactTCTCTTCTTACTCTCAACATGCCATTagctgcttttgtttttcttttaatttttatcaataatttaaataaagttataagtaatttttcatgcttttctaaGGAAATAGCACGTTTGAGAGACTTAGGCTTATGGAGAAAAAGGAATTCTCCTGACAAACTACGGTAtgattttttatctcatttttatgctTAATATTTCAATTCATAGAGAAGTTATATTAgcatatattatttgaaaaaaattggcaAACAGTGGAAGAAAGCAATGGAACAATTTGtaacagaaacaaaatttgtaCTGTGAAATTTTCCAACTCTTTCAAAACTTCATTAACACAGTAAGAGGGAGCATCatgtggaaaaaaagaattatcttagAGTCAGTTGGAGTCAGAGTCAAATGTCAcctatctgtaaaaataataataattgatctTTTAAACAATATTATGATATTGTTATTACAAAATGTTtaacatgttatctcatttgatgctcacaacaactctagTAGATAGGtagtataattattttcattttgcagatgagaagacTAAAGCTGTGACTTGCTCTGAATCATAAGCTCAAAGTGATCTGAAGGAGAATTTTATTTCaagtatttctgtttttaaatagaGCAAAATCTCTAtctgctgtaccacctagctatgtATATGGTCTTTATTCCCTGTGTGACCTGGGATAAATCACTTGGCTTAATGCTTTagtgaattcttaaaaattgtaaattaaagAATAGATGTCAACCTTCATTTATAATGAGTTTTCAAATCTGAGCATTTACTATATGAATGAAATAGAGGTCTATAATTTATCCATTAACACATGGACTCTTCGATTATCAGGTATATGTTTTCATAGATGATCTAGAAGTTAATGTATATACTCAGGAATACTGACTCTCATGACATCACAAAGAAGTTAAGGTTTTTTATGTCCTTTATAGCTTCTACTATAGCTATAATGGATATGGGTAAGAATAAAgattggatttgtgattttatggATATAGGAAATTGCCAGATAAGAAAactcaatattaaatatatgtcttCTCTTAAATTTATAGACTTAAAGAATTGTTTTGAGCATTGAAagattaatatttttcctcaaaGTTACAGAGAGCCAGTAAAACCAGTGGAAGATATCTAGGCCTTTGTAGCTTCAAGTCTGGCTTTTATCTACTATTTTATATTGGATCAAATATCTAATTTCACTGGGAAtgtttttgaaaatgaatatatgaaataCAAGAAGGCTTAACTAAACTATTATGTGAATTTTTCTATATTATATCTTCTTTTATTAGGTTGATATTTTATCTTGTATCTAGAGGGTCCCTTTTTCTTGGTTCTTTGAGTATACTTTCTTAATAAGTATCCAATGATGTCTAGTTATTTCTAGTTTAGTTTAGTAGTCCtctttgatgtttttgttttctcttggtACATAGCAACCAAACCCAGAAAATTGTATCTTACCCTTACATTAAGAAAGATGTAGAGAGGGATAATAGTCCCACAGTACTCAACCCTGGCCATACCACACCTAGACTATTGTTTACAATTCCAATCATAATATTTTAACAAGGGCATTAATAAGTTAGATTGCATACAAAGGTCagatgggaagaaaagaaggctGAAAATCATTTCATGTGGGAATTGGTTGAGggaattctctatttttaaaaaagagggaaaaaaaagactagaaaaggggaaagggctaGGCATTTACTTATTGCTTTCAAgtaattaataatcaatcaaataaaagagGAATTAAACTTGGTTTATTTTGTCCAAGAGGACAATAGGAGGAGCAATGAACAATTATTGTAGAGCAGCAGATTCTGGTGCAGCTTCTGCCCAAAACAGTGCATATCAGTCAGAGAAACTCATTCCCAACCTGTTGGTCTGTTAAGTAATGAATTATGCAGCCATGGAGATCAATGAAACagtaaaatatgaaatgaattgAAGTTCTATATAGCTCCCTGCAGCTTCTGTTATAATGATAGTTGTCAGGGAAAATGGACTCACATATTAGCAATCATCCTGTTTTTATATCGTCTATATATGTTAATTATGATGTTAGCAAATAAGTATCAGATTTGTCCAATTGATTGAAACAATACTGGAGGAATTGAATAACAATAACTAACAAGTTAAACCAAAGGATATAAAAAGTTACAGCTAATGCTTCACAGATTCTACTCTCtatataagtaaaaatattttaggagTTGGTTTCACCATGCtcctaaaaacaaaaatgatttcatAGGATACTTAATTTCCTCATAATCATGAAACCATCCCTATATGGGCTATAAAAATAACTAAGTATTCTGAGTGATGTATGAAGAAATTCAGATCATTCTCTGAGAGCTCCTTCTCTCTTCTACTCATATCACATCATTCAGCACCCTTACAATACCACTATTACCTCCTTCACCCATTTCACATGAAGAGCTGGACCCTCTTTTCCATTGCAATGTCTTCTAAATCCACAAATGGACCTATACCATCCCACCTTCTCTAGCAGATTGTCATGTCTACCAACCACACTTactaatcttcaatctctctaTGTCTACTGGCTTCTTTCCTTCTGTAGACAAACTTATTCATGTCTCCCCcatcatcaaaataaaaatctcacTTGATCTGTCCATCCTAAGTTAGATACCATCCTAGACCTCTCTGTAACAATTATGAGGAATAGTAATCTAGTTTGGTTAGAATGGAGAGATGATTGAGAGGTGAAAGACTAGAGTGGTAATTTAAAATCAGATTGCAGAAGACCTAAAAAAGTAGACCTAAGAATCTGTATCTTATTCTAAAGGTAATAGAGAAAGAAGCTTTTTTATGGGGTGTTTTACTATATCAGGCTTGtgagaaaataagataattttggcAAGAAACATTGAAAAAGGGGAGAATACTAGGTGAAAAGGGTTCCAGAAATGGACTCCAAGAAGAGCTtatctattgaaataaaaaacaaaaacacacatacgatgggattcttttcctttttttatggaCCCCTTCTGGTCCCTCCTTCATCTGTTTTCCTCCATATAATGGAGGGGGAAAGCTGTTCTTTCTTTCCTGCTTGTTTTAAAGAGTTCAGGAGATTAAATTTTGTGTTGTTTTGACTCTGGGTATCTTAGCAGCTTTTAGGAGcattggaaagaattttttttctcatcagccTCAGTCTCAGAAAACTGGGAGCtagaaaacaagacaaaatagccATTAACTGTGAGTGTATGTGGACGTatagcaaagtgaaatgaaatcaGTTCCTAGAGTTAGAGAGTTAGatggacctggattcaaatactgcTGTTGATAATTCCCATTGCAACCATGAAAAATTCATCTAATCTCtatggttctcagtttcctcatttattaaataagagTTTTAAACAAGATGGCCTCTGAATTAGATTCCAGTTCTCAATTTATCATCTTAATTCCTGAAAAGGAATCTCTAGAACTCAATCGAACTACATCAGTGAGACTATTTCCTAAAACAATATATCATAATGTTCTCTTCCATATTCATTATTTGGTTCTTATGTATATTAGAGACTCATAAGGACAACCTGATCTGCTTATGAAATTACAAAGTGATGAAAATACTTTTAGAATTTGTGATTTATTTTCCATACATACTATACATAAGCTTAAAGACAACTTCTTTGAGTGGATTGGGAGACatgtatattattattaacaattcattgaaaaaaagtatttaaaatgtaataactATAGATGACTTGAGTTATTGTGGGTCAGAGCTATTTTGGATGTAGCCTATTaaagggaatttttattttagaatcagaCATTGTGGAACATCCTGAGGGAACtgaaaaaagactaaagaaaagtAAACCTTACAGAGGATCTGCCTATCTTCATCAGCCTGATTATTGAACTAGATCTTCACCAGAACTTCACTTCAAAAATTCTGCCTCATGATTTTACTATAATGGACTCAAGAGATTCCTGATATGGACCATAATCCTGTATATAACTTTACCTCTTACTTCCCTCAAAGATCACTTTGTAAGCAATTAGATGATTCTGGTGGTATCCAGGATTCAAATGATATGAGATAGATAATATTGTGGTTAATGCAAGAATCCAAGTTCCCTGAGGCACCACTGTTTAATCCCTAACATTGTATATTGTACTTCTAATGTAGGTTCCCCTAAAACCACAGTGCTCTGATCATGTGGCAAGAAAATAGCACTACTGTCACTGAGTTTATCCTTGTGGGCTTTCCTACTGCCATTTGGCTGCAGACACTgctcttcttcctatttcttgGAACCTATCTATTTGTATTGATGGAGAATCTAGTCATTATCCTTACTGTCTGGACCAACAGCTTCCTTCACAAGCCTATGTACTACTTTCTGGGTTGCATGTCCTTCCTGGAGATATGGTACATTTCTGTCACAGTCCCCAAGATGTTGGCTGGTTTTCTTCTTCACCCTAATACCATCTCATTTTTGAGCTGCATGGTTCAACTCTACTTTTTCCTTTCACTTGCCTGCACAGAGTGTGTACTCCTGGCTGTCATGGCATATGACCGCTATGTGGCAATCTGCCAGCCACTCCACTACCCAGTCATCATGACCAAAGAGCTCTGTTTTCGGCTGACTACTTTCTCCTGGGCATGTGGTTTCTCTGTTGGTATAATCAAAGTCTACTTTATCTCTCGTGTCATTTTCTGTGGTAACAATGTGTTAAACCACTTTTTTTGTGATGTTTCTCCCATCCTTAAATTGGCCTGCAGGAACATTTCTATGGCTGAGATAGTTGACTTTGCCTTGGCCATTGTGATTCTAACATTCCCTTTCTCAGTCACTGTTCTCTCCTATGGTTTCATTATCCCCACTGTCCTAAAGATCCCCTCAGCTGCAGGACAAAGGAAGGCTTTCTCTACCTGTGCTTCCCATCTCACTGTGGTGATAATGTTTTACATGGCAGTAATCTTTATGTATGTTCGGCCTCGAGCAATCGCCTCCTTCAACTCCAACAAACTGATCTCAGCTGTATATGCAGTCTTCACTCCCATGTTAAATCCTATTATTTACTGCCTGAGGAACCAAGAAGTCAAGGATGGCATCAGAAAAACCCTAAGCAGTGGCTGGGCCCTATTCTGTAGAGATCCCTTCTCTTGAAAAGCCCTCTCATTACTATTCAGGATTCCAGAAATCATTCTCAAGAgggaaaagagctgctaaaaaaaaGTACTGAGAGCCCAGAAATGCCAGCTTAATTttgtgatacaaaataaaattgtcaaaaaTAGAGTAAAAGGGAGAAagtaagacagagacagagactgaggggaggagaaagagagagcagagacagagacagagataaggagTAGAGACtgatatttcatatacatatatatatgtatatatatacatatatatatgtaaaacaaaattatttgaaataactgaaaaaagagttcaacttaactttttttttttacataagacAAATTTTGATCTGATAACCAAATGCTGAATAATACAGAGAAAAGGACTTATGCACAAATTTCTcaagaaaaactataaataacttcttgcaaattattttccagaaatatattttaaccaTTAACTATAAATATGTTGAATTTACATAAGGCATGTAAGAGTaattaatcatataaaaataatgagttcaatgatcttagaaaaacacaGATGCACAAAATAATGgaatgaaatgagcacaaccaagaGATATTGCATATATTAACAGTGATATTGTCATAAGGACATCTTTGAGTGACgatgtcatttttattcttataaatactcaaattaactacaaaggatctATAAAGGAAGAAGCTATCTgtagccagaaaaagaactaataaatacatgtataaaatgatttcaCATATGTGTgcaatacatatgtatgtatggacggatggatatacacatataaatatttgtgtctaatggtagctttctctgggagggaggaaaaaattgcaggatagttttattatatatttaaaatgaataataaattgtATGTAATGCATTTGCTGTTTCAGGTGCAATgatttttgtttctattctatgtcataaaaatccttttatttatttaattcagaataaaatcaatttaatgattaaacattaggaaaaaacataactatattttaaaaatttaatcaaaaccatatgattattttaaagaaatgtaggcaaaaaattaaaagcacTGTTGCCTttgtgataaaattatttttatagctttttatttacaagatatatgcatgggtaatttttcagcatcgacaattgcaaaaccttttgttccaattttccccctccttatctccacccccttcccctgatggcaggtagaccaatacatgttaaatatgttaaaatatatgttaaatacaatatatgtatacatatccatagttattttgctgcacaagaagaattggactttgaaacaatgtacaattaacctgtgaaggaaataaaaaattcaggcggacaaaacagagggattggaaaagcTATGTAGTGGTTGACACTCACTTCCCTgatttctttcactgggtatagttgattctattcattattgaacaaatggaactaatttggttcatctcattgttgaagagagccacgtccatcagaatttaacATTGTGTAGTATTGCtattgaaaatataataatctcctggtcctgcttatttcactcagcatcagttcatgcaagtctctgcagacctttctaaaatcatcttgctggtcatttctaacagaacaataatattccataacattcatataccacaatttattagtcattttccaattgatgggcatgcactcagtttccagtttctgaacactacaaagagggctgccacaaacatttttgcacatacaggtccctttcccttctttaagatctctttgggatacaagcccctagtaacactgctggatcaaagggtatacacattttgataactttttgagcatagttccaatcactctccagaattctaccaacaatatatatgataaaaaaattaaaaaaaaacataggtatgaaaaatccatttaaaatgtgATCAAAACATATCTCAGAGACAAAGCTCACATAATGAAGAAGTAcagaaaagtatttgaaaaagcaaaaaaaaaggaatcttaagGAAGATAAATAATCATTATTCATTATTGGATTGGGCCAACATGGTAAAAATTGTAATGCTGACTAAATTGATCTCTATATTTACTATTATACCTTTCAATTAGTGGTATAGATAATTTATAGAATTTAatatcatcataataatattcatttataaaaaaaaagttcttgaatcttaaaagaaataataaaaagcaatagGAATAAAGTTGGGGGGATATCATTTTCACCTTTTAAGcaacattaaaagataaatatatgcaaaaattttgGGGGCTATTTAATAATGGAAAAGTCACTCAGTagaacatatgaaaatatatcaCAACAAACAAGTCCCCATGTTTATCAAATCTGAGATTACAAACTGTGGAAGACTGGAAAGAgacaggaaaaactggaaagcataATGCCAGTTTTTATACTATGTAacccaatacattttaaatggatAGCAAATCTAAACAATCACACCACTAAAAATTAGAGGATAGAGGAAGATCCTTTCACAATCCTGAATttcataagaataataaaaatagacagcaaaaaacACAAGTATGATTATGTAATTTCAGAACTTTTCACAagggataaataaaaaaaagaaaaatctatgttGGGAAAAATTGCATACAATATCTGAAGAAAAAGTTTCATACACaagatatattaaaaacatattcatatatatgcaaaCAATAGTCATTTctcaatagtttttaaaagatgaaatgcAAAGCCTCAAATGCAAGAAAAGTatcttaaaatcaggaagagaaattaaattcaaacaactctgaggtttcatcTCATATTTACTGAATTGATAGTATTGATAATAGAAACTGTCAGTATCAAGAGTGATTTGTTTGGGGACACAAACACACTAAAACACTGCTAGTTGTGAAGTAGTCTTAAGGACCTGAAAAAGTTAATTGTAATCAtgcaaatatttctaaattatttatacCTTCTGATCTAGAGATGCTATTTGATCTTATGCCATTTGAGgtcaaaggcagaaagaaaggccCCATATGCTAAAAGTACTTTCTGTGgtgtttaaaaacaacaacaacaataaccagtaagttcttttacttgattttcaaaatctcttttgagtacttccatggcctgagaccaattcttatttttcttgaaagctTTGAATGTGGGAGCTTtgaatttgttatcttttttaagtgtgtgttttgatcttcctttcaCCActgtaactttctatggtcagaaactttttctgttgtctgctcatttctCTAGCCTATTcctcagcttttaactctttattaaattAGGGCTCTAGGGTGgaggtgcactgtcccaagcctCCATAGTTTTAtgcagttgttttcagagattcttctagggacctaaccacaagcactcttttctgccctggaagtGTGAGAAGTTTCTCTTCTCTGCTGTAGCTGTAAGACCTAGTATTCCTTCCTACTAATATAGAGACCCTTGTGAGATGAGGCCTCAGGAAGCTGTCAATGCTATCACTGATGTCACTGCCTGAACCACTGTTGGCTTGATGAATTTCTAAAAACACTCTCACCCTACAGACAAACCTTTTCTGCCAAACTTCCAAGTTGTTTTGTATCTTGCCTGAGAGTTCTAGAAAGTGACAGTAGtgctgctgattcagaagtcCTGCTTTTCTGGCATTGGGATCTGGGTTGGAGCTGGAGCTTTGACTGTACCAGGACTACATGCTGGGCTCTCCCCTGATGTCATAGATGCTTTCTACTGATCTTCCAAGTCTTCTTGGAATCTCTTGGTTGAAAGGTCTGGAAGCGACCACTATggtgctgattcagaggtcctatTTTACTTGTGTGATTCCAGGACTGGGACTAAATCTGGTGCTGGAGTTGAGGCCTGGGCTGTGATGATACAACCCACACTGTGACTGCACACTGAGCTCCCACCCTGactccacagaccttttctgctaatATTCCAATTTGCCTTTGGTGTTTCTGGGCTGAGAAGTCTAGAAACCACCTGCTTTGCTAATGCTGGGGCCAGAGCTGAATCTTGAACTGAGGTGGGGCTGAGGCAAGAGTAcactacaaaatagatttgggtTCTTGGTGACCTTGGTAGAGGTCACAGGCCTTTTCTGTTcaccttctaagttttctttggctggaaaatgatctactccatcttttggattgttctgatgctttaaaatttatttaattatttcttaaaggaatttgaagaaaTTTGTGGGAGAGGTGAGGCAagttcctgactttactcc
The DNA window shown above is from Sminthopsis crassicaudata isolate SCR6 chromosome 2, ASM4859323v1, whole genome shotgun sequence and carries:
- the LOC141552715 gene encoding olfactory receptor 6B9-like, whose translation is MWQENSTTVTEFILVGFPTAIWLQTLLFFLFLGTYLFVLMENLVIILTVWTNSFLHKPMYYFLGCMSFLEIWYISVTVPKMLAGFLLHPNTISFLSCMVQLYFFLSLACTECVLLAVMAYDRYVAICQPLHYPVIMTKELCFRLTTFSWACGFSVGIIKVYFISRVIFCGNNVLNHFFCDVSPILKLACRNISMAEIVDFALAIVILTFPFSVTVLSYGFIIPTVLKIPSAAGQRKAFSTCASHLTVVIMFYMAVIFMYVRPRAIASFNSNKLISAVYAVFTPMLNPIIYCLRNQEVKDGIRKTLSSGWALFCRDPFS